The genomic segment AAGCCTCACCAACGTGAAAGATGCCCTTCTTTCTTCCATCGAGAAAGCGCACGAAACCCGCGAATATTCGATTCAATTGCCATTCGAGTGGCTGGCGGGAGATACCGAAGGCTACACGCCCTCGATCACCCAGAGCAGCTATTTTGCCGACGACAATATCTCCGTCCTCATTATCCGCTGCGACTTCTCCGATTTCGTCGGAGCTCCCGCCAGCGAAACCGATATCTCGAATGACCTAACTGCCGTCAGTAATTATCTGAACCAAGTCTCCTACGGCACCGCTTCGGTCACCCCCACGGTCACCAGCACCGTTTACCGCCCTCCCCTCACGGGTTCCAACTATGCCGTCAACGGCAATAACGACGGACTCTATCAAGATGTCATCGACGCCTACGACGCGAATCCCGATGCGGGGGCGCGTTCTTCCTACGACGTGGTGACCATCTACTTTCCCGATATCAGCGGAGTGACCGATTCAAAAATCCTGTATTCCGGTCTGGCATCGGTGGGGGGCAGTCGGATGTGGATTAACGGAATCAGCAGCAGCTCCAGCCGCGTCCATGTCTTCTCGCACGAGTTTGGCCATAACTACGGGCTCTATCATTCGAATTACTGGCATCCGGAAGCGACCCTCTCCGGCTCCTACCTCGATCCGGAAAGCAGCAGCCTCGAATACGGCGATATCTTTGACACGATGGGAGGCGGACGAGAACCCGAAGGCCATTTCAATCCCTACCAAAAACACCGGATCGAATGGCTCTCCGAAAACTCGGTTGCCACGGCGACTGAGGATGCCACCTACCGGATATACCGCTTCGATCACATCGACGCTACGGATAACCCTCTATTGGCCGTCCGCGTTCCCATGGGAGGAGACGTCATCTACTGGATCGGTCACCGACAGCTTTACGACAGCAACACCAACCTTGAGAATGGAATCTACGTCGTGGCCGAGGGGCTTTACCAAGACCGCCCCAACCTAATCGACATGACCCCCGAGTCCGCCCCCAACGAGAGCTCGGACCGCTACGACGCCGCGCTCCCCGTGGGCGAAAGTTACTACGACACCGATGCCGGGGTTCTCTTCACGGTCGATCAGACGGGAACCGATGGATCGGGTGACGAGTGGGTTGACGTAAGCCTCACATTCGATCCGAGGGTCGGTTTCGTGAAGGAGCTCTATGAATTCGACGAGTCCTCGGGAATCGCCGCTCTCACTCTCCGTCGATCATTCGGGAGCTCAGGCAGCCTCATCATCGACTATTCGACCAACGACCAGACGGCTTTGGCCGGCTCGGACTACTATGCCCAGAGCGGATCCGTGACCTGGGCTGATGGGGATACCAGCGATAAAGTCATTACCATCGCGATCCGCCCCGATGCCATCGAAGAGTCGGGAGAAACTTTCGAAGTCACTCTCTCCAACCCCAGTCAGGGGACCATTCCCGCAACCCAAGCAACCGCTAAGGTCGCAATTCTCGACCCTGGAGAGCGCTACGAGAGCTTTGCCCCCGACTTTTTCAATAGTGTCGTCAACGCTGTCGGATTCCAAAGCGACGGCCGCCCAATCATTGCAGGGAGAATCAGCCATTCCAGCGGAGAATTTGCCAGCGCCGGAAATATCGCCCGACTCAATCTGGATGGCTCCGTGGATCCAAGTTTCAATGCCGGAGGCAGCGGATTTGATGCGGATGTGGAAGCCCTCGCGGTCCTTCCCGATGACCGGATTCTGGTCGGGGGTCAATTCACGGAGCTCAACGGGACGGTGGTCCCCCGCCTGACTCTCCTCGAAAGCGATGGCACTCTCGTGGCCTCCTTCAATACCCAGCTGGGAACCGGTCCAAACGGCAATGTACTCAGCCTTGCTGTAGAACCGAATGGAGACCTTCTCATTGGCGGCGAGTTTTCCGAATTCAATGGCGTTGCCACCGAGGGTCTCTACCGCCTTTCGGCCGACGGCAGCGCCGGCGCCCCCCTCTACCTGCCCTTTCCAACCTCTTGGGGGACAGAGATCCACGACATCGAAAGACTGGCGGACGGAGACTTCCTCGTCTCTGGATCCTTCTACATTTCCGGATCGCCCAACGGCTTCCATTCAGGAGTCGTACGCCTAAATCCCGACGGCACCCGTGATGGATCCTTCGACCCAGGATATGGACTGCATGCCAGCGGATCCACAAACACAATTCAAAGAGGATACGCCATCGCCCCGCTACCCGATTCCGATTGGGTTTTCGGAGGCAGTTTCTCCGCCTACGATGAAAACAATACCAACTTTCTCGTCCGCACCGACGAGGATGGGGATTATGATCGGGCCGCTCCATCGGCGATCGTCAATCCCATCCGCGCTCTTCTCGCCGAACCCTTCGGTGGAATTCTAGCGGGATCCTTCAAGGGTCAAACCGGCGACACTCTCGTTCGGCTGAACCCTGACTGGACCTTTGACTCCTCCTTTACCCGACTCGGCGGCCCCGCGAGCTCCATTTATACTCTTGCTCACGGCCCGGACGGCAGTCTTTGGGTTGGCGGGAATTTCTTCCAGTATAACGAAGCCCCCTCTCGACCGATCGTCCGAGTCGCAAGCGGAGTCTCTCCCTATGATTTCTGGGCCGCCCGCTCTTTCAGCGGATCTCAGCGCGTCGGAGGAGACGCAGACCCCGAAGCGGATCCCGATGGAGACGGCCTGACCAACATTGTCGAATTGGCTCTCGGTACCGACCCGAACTTCGCGGATGCCTCCAGCATCTTCGGTGCGAACAACCCGGGCACGATCTCCTTGGCCGAAGTCGGAGGTGCCACCTATCTGGAGGTCACGCTTGACAAGAGCCAATGGAAAGGAGGCCTCTGGCATTGCGTGCAAGTTTCTTCCGATCTGCAGAGCTGGAGTCCCGACCCAGCCGTTCCCGGTGATGATTCCGCTTTTGAGATTCTCGAGGACAGTTCCCTTCAACTCCGCGTAAGGGATCGGACTCCGATCAGCCCCTCGGCCCCACGCTTCCTCAGGATCATTCTCAAAGCTCCTGAATAAAAAGGTGCCCCCCGAAGGCTGCCCGTAGGGATCCGCTTCCAGCTTGCCTCTCGGCCCGCCTTCGATTGGCATACTTCCATGATCGGAGCGAAATTCGGAAAAACCTCAACGATCCGGTTCGGGCTCTTCCTCTCCAGCCTGCTACTCGGATTCACGTTCGTCTCCCCCCTTCACGCGGAAGTGAAGCTAAAGCCTTCGACGACCTCGTCCGGCTACCTTGCACTCCTTCTGGTCAATGAATCGCCTTTTCCCGGAGAATCCGGTTGGGTCTCCGAGACCGACACGAAGGACACCATGCTCTCGATCCTCTGGGTCTGCGACAATCGGATTTCCAACATTCCCTCTGGTTACCGTCAGTCACAAGTCGCGGCCACGACGACCAACAATATCATCGACGTCATCACCGTCGGCGGGGAGAAGGGCCAATGCGATGGATTCTACCGGGATGCCAACGGAACCCCCCGCACCGTTCCGCGTATCCAAAAACGCGTCGACTACCTAACCAAGATCGCCAACCAAGGCTCTCCCGGGAAATTCGCCCGCCTCCTCAATTACGCCCAAGGCCTTGCCAACGCCTACAATAGCGGAGGCATCACCCAGGCAGAACTCTTTGCCCGCGTCACCCAGATCCAGCAGATTCCGGTTACCGGCCGCGCCTACTCCTGGATGACCAACTCGGATACCTATAGCCCCGGTGGGAACTTCGTACGGATCCCCGATTCAAAACAAGGGAAACTCGGCGGCAATCGATTTTTCACCCTCCGCAAACTCGACGAATGAAAACTTTACTCTCTTCCCTTTTTCTCAGTGCCCTACTCCTCCCGGCGGCTCCGGCAGCGAATGAAACGGCGCCCTCCAGCGAGCTCACCAACCAAGAGTTTCTCTTCAAGGTCATCCGCTATCTCTACCGGTGGCACCTTGACGAAAAGGACGCCCAAATCGTCCTTGAGGACGGAGACGCGATCTTCCTGGTCCGCGAAGACGGTCTGGCCCCGGACTCCGACGACAACAGCCGATTCGCGACCATCGTCCTTCCGCAGATCGACTACACCCTTTCCCTGAAAAAAGCAGACTACGCCATCCCCGAGCTCGGACTCGAGGCCCACGCCGACACCTTTGAAATCGTCAACGTCGCCCGAATCTCACCGGAAGAGATGGATGATTTTGAGGAGATCCGGATTCCCTTCGCCACCATTCAGCAATACTCCCACGAGAAGCGGAACGAAGCGCAGTTCGCCGAGGGAGAACTCCTCACCGCCATGCGGAAGGAAGCCCGCCACGAAATCCTCGCCTACATCCAGTCTCGCCAGGAACAAGGGCTCCCCGTCGACTTTCACGGATACGACACTTTCGCCGAGTTTCTCGCCGCAGATCAAGAGATACACCTCGCCCCCCTTCCCGAAGTCGCCAACGACGTCTGGATCTTCTGGGAAACTGGCGGCCTCCTCCTCCACTTTTCCTCTGAGCTCGAACTCAACGATCCCAAACTCTGGGGCAACGACTTTCTCACCCTCGACCTTTACGACATCGATGAGCAAACGGTCGTGTCCCTTGACGAAGTCGCCGGCAGCAACGCCTACCTGACCCGCGACCAAGTCGGCCGCATCCTCTACAACTGCATCGTCCTCGGAAAACGAATCGTGCTTGAACCGGGAGAAACACCGGCCAAAGACGGATCCTAGTTCCCCAATACGAATGGCGAAATTCAAGGTACGCGAGACAGCCTCGACGCTAACGATCACTGGAAACAGTCGACAACTCATTGGCTCCGCGCTCTGTCTCCTGATCATTTGGGGACTCGGTTCCGCCCTTCGCGGGGAGACTCCAAGGCTGCAAAACTACACAACGAAATGGCTCCCGCCATTCCGCTCCTAATTGTAACGGGACATCCGTACCACAGGCTGCCAGCCTGTGCGCCTGGGTCCCGAATCGAGAGCTGGAAGCTCTCGCTACCTTAGCCTCTCCACCGCAAAAGCCCTAATCAGCCAACCAACTAAAGTAGTGAGAGCTTCCAGCTCTCACATCCCCAACGCAAAATCGAGAGCAGGATGCTCTCGCTACCTTGCCTCTCCACCACAAAAGCCCTAATCAGCCAACCCAGCCAAAGTTGTGAGAGCTTCCAGCTCTCTCATCTCCAACGCAAAATCGAGAGCAGGATGCTCTGGCTACCTTAGCCTCTCCACCGCAAAAGCCCTAATCAGGCAACTAACCAAAGTAGTGAGAGCTTCCAGCTCTCTCATCTACAACGAAAATCGAGAGCAGGATGCTCTCGCTACCTTAGCCTCTCCACCGCAAAAGCCCTACTCAGGCAACCAATCAAAGTAGTGAGAGCTTCCAGCTCTCTCATCTCCATCGCAAATCAAGAGCTGGAAGCTCTCGGTACTCGGGGACGCCAGCTTTCTCGCATGACTTTCCCGCATGAGCCCGTCGAATGCATTCGTGTGATTCGCTTCCGCTATGCGCGCATTGGCGAGGTCCATCCTACAAACTCCTCCTCAACGGTGATGACCGTTTCTAAGAACTCGCCGAGGAACTCCACGCCTACAAGCCTACACAACGAAAGGGCTCTCGCCATTCCTCTCCCATTTCGGGGAATTCCTGTATCTTAAAAATCCGGACGCTTCCGAAGGGCTTTCGTCTTCCCCCGCTTTTTCTTCGAATCGATCCGTCGATTTTTGGATCCCAAGGTTGGCCGGGTCGGGCGGCGTTTCTTTTGGGTCTCGGTGGCCTTGAGGATCATCTGGCGAAGCCTCTCCATGGCCGCCGTTTTGTTCTTTTCCAGCGAGCGATGCTCCTCAGCCCGGATGACAATGATTCCCTCGGCGGTCAGACGACTGTCTCGCAAACGGAAAATGCGGCTCTTGTAGAATTCCGGGAGCGAAGATTCCCGCACGTTGAAAAAAAGCTGAACTGCGCTCGACACCTTGTTCACGTTCTGACCACCCGGCCCGGAAGCCCGGATCGCCTGAAAGGACAACTCGGCTGCGGGAATCGAAACATTGTTGGAAAGGCGCAGCATGGAGGTAGAGATACCTCGGATGCCACCTCCCTTTCAACGGTGAAACTTCCTGCAGGAGCTTCCCGATATGAAACCCGATCCTCAGCGATAAACTCTCGCCTCGACCTTGAGTGCCCAAAATCGAATCCTCTTCGGTCAGTTCGATTCGTTTCCTCGTTCAGCGGCTTCTCGACGCTGATTGGCGAGACAGCGGCGAAAATTTGTAATCCCACCCAAGAAAAACAGGGCACTTCCGACAACATACTGAGATGCGAGAAAAGTATTGAGCACCCGGATTTCATCCTCGGTTGCGGGCGACCAAAGGTAAGGAATCGAGGCTACCGTGAAGAGGATTGAGCCCGAAACGAAAGTCACCGCCGTCAGATTAATCAGCTGCATATTCCCGCGCTTACTCTTCCCCGGAACCTGAAGAACGTTGATCGTCGAACCCGCTACAAAGAGTAAGCTCCCGACAATAAAGCACCATGCTCCTACCTCGACCTGATCAATCCACGAGAGGAAAAATAGACTTCCGATCATGAAGAGGATGGTTCCGGCAAAATAGGCAAAAGCGGCTCCCCACTCCATCCGATCAACCTCCGAGAGCCGACGCTTCTGCCGACGATACCGAATGACTTCGGCCAAATCGTGGCCTGAAACGACCAGGTAGAGAATCGACCCCCAGAAAAATATCCATGCTCCCACATTCATGAAAGGATCGAGCGCCGGAAAGAAGAAGACACTCCCAAAGACGAAGGCCAACCCTCCGATCGCGTAGAGATAGGCCTGGATGTTCTCCCAACGAGCTTGCGAGCTCAAATCGTCTTCGTCCCTCCAAAGAGACAAGAGACGCGGGCGATCAGAAATCAAATGCGGCATGAACAGGGTAATCGTGGACAACCTCCACAAAATGTCCAGATCGCGGTCCTACCCTTCCTATTCTTGGCACAGCCCTCCGAGCCTCAGCCATGAATGTGCCCCTTTGTCTCAGGCTCATTTCGCCAGGCTCAAAAATAGTGCCAACATGTCACAATTTGAAAATTTAAGACATTTCTTAAACATCTTATAATCAGCAATTTAAAACACCAAAGACTCTGGCATTCCGTCTGCAATACCCCATTTGTTTTTCAAAACATCAACGAACAATACAAAGGAGAAAAATACTATGACACTCTTCAAATATGATTCATCGAACCAAGATCCGTTTGCTGGCATCGACGCTCTTCTAGAGCAGTTTGGCCGTGGTTTTCGAAACACCTTTTCCGAGACTCTCGGCACCCGACAAATTCCGGTAAACCTCTACGCAACGGAGGACGCCTATGAAGTTCGGGCCGAACTGCCCGGAGTGCGCAAAGCCGACGTTTCTGTCGAAATCGAAAACGCAGTCCTCGAAATCAAGGCCAAGCGCCAACTCGACGACGAAAACGCCAAGAGCGAAGTCGCTTTGGTCCGCCGGATCACCGTCGGCGACGACGTGGACACCGAACAGGTCAAA from the Puniceicoccus vermicola genome contains:
- a CDS encoding YrhK family protein, with amino-acid sequence MPHLISDRPRLLSLWRDEDDLSSQARWENIQAYLYAIGGLAFVFGSVFFFPALDPFMNVGAWIFFWGSILYLVVSGHDLAEVIRYRRQKRRLSEVDRMEWGAAFAYFAGTILFMIGSLFFLSWIDQVEVGAWCFIVGSLLFVAGSTINVLQVPGKSKRGNMQLINLTAVTFVSGSILFTVASIPYLWSPATEDEIRVLNTFLASQYVVGSALFFLGGITNFRRCLANQRREAAERGNESN
- a CDS encoding Hsp20/alpha crystallin family protein, giving the protein MTLFKYDSSNQDPFAGIDALLEQFGRGFRNTFSETLGTRQIPVNLYATEDAYEVRAELPGVRKADVSVEIENAVLEIKAKRQLDDENAKSEVALVRRITVGDDVDTEQVKARLEDGILSVHLPKREARKPKAIKVA
- a CDS encoding Calx-beta domain-containing protein, with the protein product MRRQLLLIPAFALAALIIFRVLDPQKSEDPSVDPAKSDSLPSTASSPDPQTASPPPSVDSSQPASSPSANVAFRDWLDQYHQASPDQREALLQDGIALATQRKEALYSLIAQDPAKALDWALDLSDYAQLPPPIAALVEKPASGLADIDLRWTTEISDDGTLLCRDHNRLYLNGNPYALFGPGRRNGQAPTLGVPVFAYLLEDRALSPESPVLALDSSESPAARLLFPKGSTGDTDPLTGSPVKSGPSAVIAGHLYQFANEGSLTNVKDALLSSIEKAHETREYSIQLPFEWLAGDTEGYTPSITQSSYFADDNISVLIIRCDFSDFVGAPASETDISNDLTAVSNYLNQVSYGTASVTPTVTSTVYRPPLTGSNYAVNGNNDGLYQDVIDAYDANPDAGARSSYDVVTIYFPDISGVTDSKILYSGLASVGGSRMWINGISSSSSRVHVFSHEFGHNYGLYHSNYWHPEATLSGSYLDPESSSLEYGDIFDTMGGGREPEGHFNPYQKHRIEWLSENSVATATEDATYRIYRFDHIDATDNPLLAVRVPMGGDVIYWIGHRQLYDSNTNLENGIYVVAEGLYQDRPNLIDMTPESAPNESSDRYDAALPVGESYYDTDAGVLFTVDQTGTDGSGDEWVDVSLTFDPRVGFVKELYEFDESSGIAALTLRRSFGSSGSLIIDYSTNDQTALAGSDYYAQSGSVTWADGDTSDKVITIAIRPDAIEESGETFEVTLSNPSQGTIPATQATAKVAILDPGERYESFAPDFFNSVVNAVGFQSDGRPIIAGRISHSSGEFASAGNIARLNLDGSVDPSFNAGGSGFDADVEALAVLPDDRILVGGQFTELNGTVVPRLTLLESDGTLVASFNTQLGTGPNGNVLSLAVEPNGDLLIGGEFSEFNGVATEGLYRLSADGSAGAPLYLPFPTSWGTEIHDIERLADGDFLVSGSFYISGSPNGFHSGVVRLNPDGTRDGSFDPGYGLHASGSTNTIQRGYAIAPLPDSDWVFGGSFSAYDENNTNFLVRTDEDGDYDRAAPSAIVNPIRALLAEPFGGILAGSFKGQTGDTLVRLNPDWTFDSSFTRLGGPASSIYTLAHGPDGSLWVGGNFFQYNEAPSRPIVRVASGVSPYDFWAARSFSGSQRVGGDADPEADPDGDGLTNIVELALGTDPNFADASSIFGANNPGTISLAEVGGATYLEVTLDKSQWKGGLWHCVQVSSDLQSWSPDPAVPGDDSAFEILEDSSLQLRVRDRTPISPSAPRFLRIILKAPE
- the arfB gene encoding alternative ribosome rescue aminoacyl-tRNA hydrolase ArfB, translated to MLRLSNNVSIPAAELSFQAIRASGPGGQNVNKVSSAVQLFFNVRESSLPEFYKSRIFRLRDSRLTAEGIIVIRAEEHRSLEKNKTAAMERLRQMILKATETQKKRRPTRPTLGSKNRRIDSKKKRGKTKALRKRPDF